A window of Corticium candelabrum chromosome 3, ooCorCand1.1, whole genome shotgun sequence contains these coding sequences:
- the LOC134176679 gene encoding keratin-associated protein 5-1-like — protein VCVCCVCVCVCACVHVCVCVCVCVCVCVCVCVCVCVCVCVCVCVCVCVCVCVCVCHVCFPVCLYVCVCVCVCVCVCVCVCVCVCVCVQVSVCLSVCLSVCLPTCTSVCVAVCASVYLSVKSACVCVCVCVCVCVCVCVCVCVCVCVCVCVCVCVSVCLSMCVCVCVCVCVCVCVCVCVCVCVCVCVCVCVCVCV, from the exons gtgtgtgtgtgttgtgtgtgcgtgtgcgtgtgtgcgtgtgtgcatgtgtgtgtgtgtgtgtgtgtgtgtgtgtgtgtgtgtgtgtgtgtgtgtgtgtgtgtgtgtgtgtgtgtgtgtgtgtgtgtgtgtgtgtgtgtgtgtgtgtgtgtgtgtgtgtgtgtgtgtcatgtctgttttcctgtctgtctgtatgtctgtgtgtgtgtgtgtgtgtgtgtgtgtgtgtgtgtgtgtgtgtgtgtgtgtgtgtgtgtgtgtgtgcaggtgtctgtctgtctgtctgtctgtctgtctgtctgtctgcccacctgcacgtctgtctgtgtggctgtctgtgcatccgtctatctgtctgtcaaatctgcgtgtgtgtgtgtgtgtgtgtgtgtgtgtgtgtgtgtgtgtgtgtgtgtgtgtgtgtgtgtgtgtgtgtgtgtgtgtgtgtgtgtgtgtgtgtgtg tgtccgtctgtctgtccatgtgtgtgtgtgtgtgtgtgtgtgtgtgtgtgtgtgtgtgtgtgtgtgtgtgtgtgtgtgtgtgtgtgtgtgtgtgtgtgtgtgtgtgtgtgtgtgtgtgtgtg